A section of the Alkalihalobacillus sp. LMS39 genome encodes:
- a CDS encoding efflux RND transporter permease subunit yields the protein MLSWVLQRSKVFLVLFILFIIIGVYTFLSLPQREIPEITLNIGTITTVYPGATVDDVERDITNPIEESVMNVEGIEEIVSSSSAGFSSIVLTLEDGANQTQILSDVRQAVSVIATQFPESVNEPKVSNVSGSTPIVSYHIISDDRTNLNGLYEEMMRWQKEVESLRGVDRVVIKGIAENEVVISLDSTLLAEARLTLPEVIEAIEDEFSPSPLGTVETDGQILQLKVDHYRNRTNLESVLVARDEDNNSVYLSDVGTVKIEPKETTDLIAFEDAASISFTAFVQPGEDIPTVDKRVDETVSELAKGLPENAELVSYYSQASVVTEIFEGLFLSLAIAVVVVIFTATLGLTFSGAVAVALAVPISMLMGLIPLPFTGVDLNQISVIGAIIALGILVDDSIVVNDNIQRHYKMGKSALTGAITGVKEVWVSIVTSSLAIVFTFLPLVFLSGANGAFIRALPMVLITTILASTLVALFFVPMLRYLMQQKAKRKMSDAPGLLGKPLNLASDFYANRVLAKTSRRPFLVSFVGLLMTTAILGLVVFTPFEFFPAADREEVTIDVELPIGTPLEETYELMQEMADFIKSDDGVVETSVFSGTGLPNLFNSSLDVSGAFTGQIVVRVDRENQTAQGFINDWTKPLREEFPMATIFLETIEQGPPTGAPVTVTVAGPNIDSLVEWKEELQLEMKAIGAELVLDNMGPAEPAIVYVPDREKLEQYGVTVNQISEQIRIVTGGIPFRTFDDGVMKYNSTLFIDRVEKGQEVNLNEIDIVAQENGVPTLVPLSELVTKERTEQFQRIGHIDGERAIVLRAYPGETEGFKGKVAELVETHRQNLQGNEYSIWLGGENQAQDDFFAEIIILFIIVIFLVYLLLAFQFNSLTMPFLVLVAVYLAIVGAILGLFVTQTPISFLAVMGMVSLTGIVVRNSVVLLDFIEQGRKSGMSIREAVIESGRARLRPILLTAVTSVVALLPIAISGDILFTPLAVTIISGILFSTLLTLVLLPMLYIVFTRFQNKERTE from the coding sequence ATGCTATCATGGGTTTTGCAACGTTCAAAGGTTTTTTTAGTTTTATTTATTTTGTTTATTATTATTGGTGTTTACACCTTTCTTTCTTTACCACAACGTGAAATCCCTGAAATCACACTAAATATCGGGACTATAACGACAGTATATCCTGGGGCTACAGTTGATGATGTAGAAAGAGATATTACAAATCCAATTGAAGAAAGCGTAATGAATGTTGAAGGGATTGAAGAAATTGTGTCTTCCTCTTCAGCTGGGTTTTCTTCGATTGTGTTAACGCTTGAGGACGGGGCAAACCAAACACAAATTTTATCTGATGTTCGTCAAGCAGTATCCGTAATTGCAACCCAATTTCCTGAAAGTGTGAATGAACCTAAGGTAAGTAATGTTTCAGGAAGCACGCCTATCGTTTCTTATCACATTATAAGTGATGACAGAACAAACTTAAATGGTTTATACGAAGAAATGATGAGATGGCAAAAGGAAGTTGAGTCACTTCGTGGGGTCGACCGTGTTGTAATAAAAGGAATTGCTGAAAATGAAGTTGTGATTTCATTGGATTCAACCCTTTTAGCAGAAGCACGTCTTACGTTACCGGAAGTAATCGAAGCGATTGAAGATGAATTTTCGCCTTCTCCACTTGGAACAGTCGAAACTGATGGGCAGATTCTGCAACTAAAGGTGGATCATTATCGTAATCGTACGAATTTAGAATCGGTTCTTGTTGCAAGGGACGAAGATAATAATTCTGTTTATTTAAGTGATGTAGGAACGGTAAAGATTGAGCCAAAAGAAACGACCGACTTAATTGCTTTTGAAGATGCAGCTTCCATTTCCTTCACTGCTTTTGTTCAGCCTGGTGAGGATATTCCAACGGTCGATAAAAGGGTGGATGAAACCGTTAGTGAGCTCGCAAAGGGGCTCCCTGAAAATGCGGAATTGGTTTCTTATTATTCACAAGCAAGTGTTGTAACCGAAATTTTTGAAGGTTTATTTTTGTCATTAGCCATTGCAGTGGTCGTTGTTATTTTTACAGCTACACTTGGCTTAACATTTTCAGGAGCTGTTGCTGTCGCTTTGGCTGTGCCGATTTCAATGTTAATGGGGTTAATTCCATTACCGTTTACTGGGGTTGATTTAAATCAAATATCGGTGATTGGTGCTATTATCGCGTTAGGGATCTTGGTTGATGATTCTATTGTTGTAAACGATAATATCCAACGACATTATAAAATGGGAAAATCGGCTTTAACTGGGGCTATTACGGGTGTAAAAGAAGTTTGGGTGTCTATCGTCACGTCTTCATTAGCGATAGTATTTACTTTTTTACCTCTTGTATTTTTAAGTGGAGCCAATGGGGCTTTTATCCGTGCGTTACCGATGGTTTTGATTACAACGATATTGGCTTCGACGCTTGTAGCGCTTTTCTTTGTTCCGATGCTTCGTTATCTGATGCAACAAAAAGCGAAAAGAAAAATGTCTGATGCACCAGGATTATTAGGAAAACCGTTAAATCTCGCATCTGATTTTTACGCAAATCGCGTGTTGGCAAAAACAAGTAGGCGTCCATTTCTCGTTTCCTTTGTTGGACTTTTGATGACAACAGCTATTTTGGGTTTAGTTGTTTTTACACCATTCGAGTTTTTCCCTGCTGCTGACAGGGAAGAGGTAACCATTGATGTCGAATTACCAATTGGTACGCCATTAGAAGAAACTTATGAGCTTATGCAAGAAATGGCGGACTTCATCAAATCTGATGATGGAGTAGTAGAAACAAGTGTTTTTAGCGGGACAGGATTACCGAACCTATTTAATAGTTCACTTGATGTGAGTGGTGCATTTACTGGTCAAATTGTAGTTCGAGTTGACCGTGAAAATCAAACGGCACAAGGATTTATTAATGATTGGACAAAGCCGTTACGTGAAGAATTTCCAATGGCGACGATTTTTTTAGAAACAATTGAACAAGGTCCACCTACTGGGGCTCCTGTGACAGTGACTGTGGCAGGTCCAAATATTGATTCTCTTGTAGAGTGGAAAGAGGAGCTCCAACTCGAAATGAAAGCCATCGGAGCAGAATTAGTGTTAGATAATATGGGACCGGCAGAACCTGCTATAGTGTATGTACCAGACCGTGAAAAATTAGAACAATACGGAGTGACAGTCAACCAAATCAGTGAACAAATTCGTATCGTTACAGGCGGCATTCCGTTTCGAACATTTGATGATGGGGTTATGAAATACAACTCAACCTTATTTATAGATAGAGTAGAAAAAGGACAAGAAGTGAATTTAAATGAAATTGACATTGTTGCACAAGAAAACGGTGTTCCAACACTGGTTCCACTTTCAGAACTCGTGACTAAGGAAAGGACAGAACAATTCCAACGAATTGGTCATATTGATGGAGAACGAGCAATTGTACTACGGGCATATCCTGGAGAGACAGAAGGATTTAAAGGAAAAGTAGCTGAACTTGTTGAAACGCATCGTCAAAACCTTCAAGGAAATGAATATTCCATATGGTTAGGTGGAGAAAATCAAGCACAAGATGATTTCTTTGCTGAAATAATCATTTTGTTCATCATTGTTATTTTCCTTGTTTATTTGCTATTAGCCTTTCAGTTTAACTCGCTCACAATGCCGTTTCTAGTGTTAGTCGCTGTTTACTTAGCGATCGTGGGTGCTATATTAGGTTTATTTGTTACTCAAACACCAATAAGCTTTTTAGCAGTTATGGGAATGGTTTCGTTAACAGGAATTGTTGTTCGAAACTCTGTTGTTCTGCTTGATTTCATTGAGCAAGGAAGAAAGAGTGGAATGAGTATTCGGGAAGCTGTTATAGAATCGGGCCGGGCACGATTACGACCGATTTTGTTAACGGCTGTCACTTCGGTTGTAGCGTTACTTCCTATCGCTATTTCAGGAGACATATTATTTACACCATTAGCGGTTACGATTATTTCAGGAATTTTATTTTCAACATTGCTCACGTTAGTGCTTTTACCTATGTTATATATTGTGTTTACTCGTTTTCAAAACAAAGAAAGAACGGAGTAA
- a CDS encoding alpha/beta hydrolase, with the protein MAGPKEGPLVILLHGFPEFWYGWRFQIDVLAKAGYRVVVPDQRGYNLSEKPQQVESYTIDLLRDDIIGLLSFLKREKAIFIGHDWGGLVAWQLATTRPQFVEKLIVLNSPQPHVMVKVVSYLPIQWYKSFYFLLFQPPFLPEWVFRNKHFQLLETIMEKTSRKGTFTTEDFAVYKMAWSQKHALTTMVHWYRAMRKGTLKQVKERPITVPVRLIWGTDDTFLSLTLAKKSIEHCVDCKLVLVDATHWVHLEQPQVVNQFLLDFMDE; encoded by the coding sequence ATGGCAGGGCCAAAAGAAGGACCGCTTGTTATTTTATTGCACGGGTTCCCTGAGTTTTGGTATGGATGGCGTTTTCAAATAGACGTATTAGCCAAAGCAGGGTACCGTGTGGTTGTGCCCGACCAACGAGGATATAACTTAAGTGAAAAACCACAACAAGTGGAAAGCTATACGATAGACTTGTTACGGGATGACATTATTGGATTGCTATCATTTTTAAAAAGAGAAAAAGCAATATTTATTGGTCATGACTGGGGAGGACTGGTTGCATGGCAGTTGGCGACAACGCGCCCTCAATTTGTGGAAAAACTCATTGTGTTAAATAGTCCGCAACCTCATGTAATGGTAAAGGTCGTAAGTTATTTACCGATTCAATGGTATAAGAGCTTTTATTTCCTTTTGTTTCAGCCACCGTTTTTACCAGAATGGGTATTTCGAAATAAACATTTCCAGCTACTTGAAACGATTATGGAAAAGACAAGTCGAAAAGGGACATTTACAACTGAGGATTTTGCGGTGTACAAAATGGCTTGGTCACAAAAGCATGCACTAACAACGATGGTTCATTGGTACCGTGCAATGAGAAAAGGAACACTTAAACAAGTGAAAGAAAGACCCATCACTGTTCCTGTACGATTGATATGGGGGACAGACGATACTTTTTTATCATTAACATTAGCGAAAAAAAGCATAGAGCATTGTGTGGATTGTAAGCTAGTTTTAGTTGATGCGACACATTGGGTTCATCTCGAACAACCACAAGTAGTGAATCAATTTTTATTAGATTTTATGGATGAATAA
- a CDS encoding GNAT family N-acetyltransferase translates to MKIRLATTEDIPQLIEMRWDFTIEHDESKKSASFLEFETECRQFLEEAMKGNQWFIWVAEESEKIVSHIYIELIRKVPRPGRITYPFAYMTNVYTLKEYRNKGIGSKLLSTINDWSKQSNYEFIMVWPSDDSISFYKKHGYTHCIEPMEFHPHSV, encoded by the coding sequence ATGAAGATAAGACTTGCAACAACAGAGGACATCCCTCAGTTAATCGAAATGCGTTGGGATTTTACGATTGAACATGATGAGAGTAAAAAATCTGCTTCATTTCTGGAATTTGAAACGGAATGTCGGCAATTTTTAGAAGAGGCCATGAAAGGAAATCAGTGGTTTATTTGGGTTGCTGAGGAAAGCGAAAAAATTGTGTCGCATATATATATCGAGCTTATTCGAAAAGTGCCACGCCCTGGGAGAATTACATATCCATTCGCATATATGACGAACGTTTACACACTTAAAGAATACCGGAATAAAGGGATCGGCAGTAAGCTTCTTTCGACAATTAATGATTGGTCAAAACAATCTAATTATGAATTTATTATGGTTTGGCCTAGTGATGATAGTATTTCATTTTATAAAAAACATGGCTATACCCATTGTATCGAGCCGATGGAATTTCATCCTCATTCAGTGTAA
- a CDS encoding DUF2087 domain-containing protein has protein sequence MVKDWLAELTVEELTHAYTFDTTSERYTCIACGEKYQQGVMYKEGEQYVDAKRAVMLHIRKEHQSPFDFLIHLNKKYTGVSDAQKEMMLAFYEGMDDKEISAKFGHSLSTIRNYRFKLREKEKQAKVFLAMMELLQDKGDEPFMSIHKGATMIDERYATTETEEEKILSSYLDQEGKVKQFPSKEKRKIVILKYVLAHHFEPNKQYTEKEVNAIIQSVYDDFATMRRYFIEYGFLDRSKDGSAYWVKQ, from the coding sequence TTGGTGAAAGATTGGTTGGCAGAACTTACAGTAGAAGAGTTAACACATGCTTATACGTTTGATACGACAAGTGAGAGATATACATGTATCGCTTGTGGCGAAAAATATCAACAAGGGGTGATGTATAAAGAAGGGGAGCAATATGTGGATGCAAAGCGAGCGGTGATGCTTCATATTAGAAAAGAACATCAATCACCGTTTGACTTTCTTATTCACTTGAATAAAAAGTATACTGGCGTTTCGGATGCACAAAAAGAAATGATGCTCGCATTTTATGAAGGAATGGACGATAAAGAAATTTCCGCAAAGTTCGGTCATTCACTATCGACGATAAGAAACTATCGGTTTAAATTGAGGGAGAAAGAAAAACAAGCAAAAGTATTTTTAGCGATGATGGAACTTTTACAAGATAAAGGAGATGAACCATTTATGAGTATTCATAAAGGAGCAACGATGATTGATGAGCGGTATGCAACAACGGAAACAGAAGAAGAAAAAATACTTTCTTCTTATTTAGATCAAGAGGGGAAAGTAAAGCAATTTCCTAGTAAGGAAAAACGGAAAATCGTAATTTTGAAGTATGTCCTTGCTCATCATTTCGAGCCGAACAAACAATATACAGAAAAAGAAGTGAATGCCATTATTCAATCGGTGTACGATGACTTTGCAACGATGAGAAGATACTTTATAGAGTATGGGTTTTTAGATAGAAGTAAAGATGGTTCTGCTTATTGGGTAAAGCAGTAG
- a CDS encoding amino acid ABC transporter ATP-binding protein gives MIKVTNLKKRFGDTEVLKGITTTIEEKEVVCVIGPSGSGKSTFLRCLNLLEDISSGAVEIDGSDLTDPKTNINAVRSRVGMVFQHFNLFPHMTVIENITLAPIQVKGITKEAAEENCLPILEKVGLSDKAHVYPASLSGGQKQRVAIARALAMNPNVMLFDEPTSALDPELVGEVLGVMKNLAKEGMTMVVVTHEMGFAREVGDRVFFIDEGIFMEEGTPDQIFNHPQHPRLQSFLSKIL, from the coding sequence GTGATCAAGGTAACCAATCTAAAAAAACGTTTTGGAGATACGGAAGTCTTAAAGGGGATTACGACAACTATCGAAGAAAAGGAAGTCGTTTGTGTCATCGGTCCTTCTGGCTCTGGAAAAAGTACTTTTTTACGGTGTTTAAATTTACTAGAAGATATTAGTAGTGGGGCTGTAGAAATTGATGGAAGCGACTTAACTGATCCAAAAACGAATATTAATGCTGTCCGTTCTCGTGTCGGCATGGTATTTCAACATTTTAATTTATTTCCTCATATGACAGTCATCGAAAATATAACGCTTGCCCCTATACAAGTGAAAGGGATAACAAAAGAGGCAGCGGAAGAAAATTGTTTACCCATTTTAGAAAAAGTCGGCCTTTCAGACAAAGCTCACGTTTATCCAGCTAGCTTATCTGGTGGTCAAAAACAACGAGTCGCAATTGCAAGAGCTCTCGCGATGAATCCAAACGTGATGTTATTTGATGAACCTACTTCTGCACTCGACCCTGAATTAGTCGGTGAAGTGCTTGGCGTTATGAAAAACCTTGCAAAAGAAGGAATGACTATGGTTGTTGTCACACATGAAATGGGTTTTGCTCGCGAGGTAGGGGATCGTGTTTTCTTTATCGATGAGGGCATCTTTATGGAAGAAGGAACACCAGACCAAATCTTTAACCATCCACAGCATCCTCGTCTACAATCGTTTCTCAGTAAAATATTATAA
- a CDS encoding amino acid ABC transporter permease, with amino-acid sequence MFDFINHHYIEVIPYLVDGLKYTLIITFVGVFFGFLVGAGAGLARLSKNKLIYMLATIYVEVVRGTPILAQILLLYMGISDLFGINLDKVLASIIAIALNAGAYIAEIVRGSVQSIDKGQTEAGRSLGLSKTQTMRYIIWPQAIKRMIPPLGNQFIISLKDTSLFSVIAVTEILYMGRQYISSTFTYFETYVMICIFYLIITIPSMIILRKIERRLDV; translated from the coding sequence ATGTTTGATTTTATTAATCATCATTATATCGAAGTAATCCCTTACTTAGTTGATGGTTTGAAGTATACACTCATTATTACTTTTGTTGGTGTTTTCTTTGGTTTTCTTGTTGGTGCAGGTGCAGGGTTAGCTCGTTTATCGAAAAACAAACTCATTTATATGTTAGCGACAATTTATGTTGAAGTCGTTAGAGGTACACCGATTCTAGCCCAAATTTTACTTTTGTATATGGGCATCTCTGATTTATTCGGTATTAATCTAGATAAAGTACTCGCCTCTATTATTGCTATTGCCCTAAATGCCGGTGCATACATTGCTGAAATTGTTCGCGGTTCTGTTCAATCGATTGATAAGGGACAAACTGAGGCTGGACGATCTTTAGGTTTATCAAAAACGCAAACGATGCGTTATATTATTTGGCCTCAAGCGATAAAGCGAATGATTCCCCCATTAGGGAATCAATTTATCATTAGTTTAAAAGATACCTCTCTCTTTTCTGTCATTGCTGTAACAGAAATCCTTTATATGGGAAGGCAATATATTAGTTCGACCTTTACGTATTTTGAAACCTACGTCATGATTTGTATCTTCTATTTAATTATTACTATTCCTTCTATGATTATATTAAGGAAGATTGAACGGAGGTTAGATGTATAG
- a CDS encoding transporter substrate-binding domain-containing protein produces MRKRTWLFPLLCLLLLLLAACGTSESTQGDTSQGTETETAEENTDAQDEGEATSDSKETYVVATDNGYVPFEYLDPDTGELIGFDIDLIHALAEEAGINIEIETMEFDGVVAGISSGRFDIGIAGMTITEERKENIDFSQPYYDAGLVLAVHVDNEEIQSIDDLAGKTVTTRVGSTSETFITNETEGIPEAFPQITEAYQNVITGRSDATLYDLPNVQYYASTEGGGQLKIVGDRLTGEQYGIAFPKGSPLRDKIDAALTELMENGTYGDIYEKWFDERPEGM; encoded by the coding sequence ATGAGGAAAAGAACTTGGCTTTTTCCACTACTCTGTCTTTTATTACTTTTACTAGCGGCATGTGGAACAAGCGAAAGTACTCAAGGAGACACAAGTCAAGGAACTGAGACTGAAACAGCAGAGGAAAACACAGATGCACAGGATGAAGGAGAAGCAACTAGTGATTCTAAGGAGACCTATGTCGTTGCAACAGACAATGGGTATGTTCCATTTGAATATTTAGATCCTGACACAGGGGAACTTATCGGATTTGACATTGATTTAATTCACGCCCTTGCAGAAGAAGCAGGAATAAATATTGAAATTGAAACAATGGAGTTTGACGGTGTAGTTGCCGGCATTAGCTCAGGTCGATTTGATATTGGTATTGCAGGGATGACCATTACAGAAGAACGAAAAGAGAATATTGATTTTTCACAGCCTTATTATGATGCTGGGCTAGTTCTTGCCGTTCATGTTGACAATGAAGAGATTCAATCGATTGATGATTTAGCCGGGAAAACAGTGACAACACGAGTAGGTTCTACAAGCGAAACATTTATAACGAATGAAACAGAAGGCATTCCTGAAGCTTTCCCTCAAATTACAGAAGCATATCAAAACGTAATAACTGGTCGTTCTGATGCAACATTATACGATTTACCAAATGTTCAATACTATGCATCTACTGAAGGTGGCGGACAACTTAAAATAGTAGGTGACCGTTTGACTGGTGAACAATATGGGATAGCTTTTCCTAAAGGCTCCCCTCTTCGTGACAAAATTGATGCTGCGTTAACAGAGTTAATGGAAAATGGTACGTATGGAGATATATACGAAAAATGGTTTGACGAGCGCCCAGAAGGAATGTAA
- a CDS encoding Lin0512 family protein produces MEKIMFIQTGMGVDLHGQDVTTAAVRAVENAIHTNSMPGLRSTLPNNDIHSMKVNVKLAVPFDEETLDEKAIKAVLPYGTVTIETMKGGMATTSGVILEEKGDKNDLMYIVVASIEVGY; encoded by the coding sequence ATGGAGAAGATTATGTTTATTCAAACTGGAATGGGTGTCGATTTACATGGTCAAGATGTGACAACTGCCGCCGTCCGTGCTGTCGAAAATGCGATTCATACAAATTCCATGCCTGGACTCCGTTCCACACTTCCCAACAATGACATTCATAGCATGAAAGTAAATGTAAAATTAGCCGTTCCTTTTGATGAGGAAACACTCGATGAAAAAGCAATAAAAGCGGTTTTACCTTATGGAACAGTAACAATCGAAACGATGAAAGGTGGTATGGCGACCACTAGTGGTGTGATTCTCGAAGAAAAAGGAGACAAAAACGATTTAATGTATATCGTTGTCGCTTCTATAGAAGTTGGATATTAA
- the treP gene encoding PTS system trehalose-specific EIIBC component, with protein sequence MSVNSKDVVAIIEAIGGKENIASATHCVTRLRFALHDESKVNKEQLDTIDIVKGAFSTSGQFQVIIGQGLVDKVYKELVKQTGIGESSKEETKEAASKKMNPLQRAIKTLADIFIPILPAIVTAGLLMGINNVLTGPGIFYEGQSIIDVHPQWADIAGIINLIANTAFVFLPGLIGWSAVKRFGGSPLLGIVLGLMLVHPDLLNAWAYPGALEAGEIPYWNLFGLDVAAIGYQGQVLPILVASYVLARIEQFLNKRVADAFKLLVVAPVALLITGFLAFIAIGPVTFAIGNGITSLFVGIFDNFALLGGLLYGAIYAPLVITGMHHTFLAVDLQLIGTTGGTFLWPILALSNIAQGSAALAIMFATKDEKMKGLSFTSSVSAYLGITEPAMFGVNLRYRFPFICAIIGSAIAATFITVNKVLATSIGVGGIPGIFSIVPESWIPFLIGMILAIVIPFVLTFLFAKFRKETV encoded by the coding sequence ATGAGTGTGAACTCAAAAGATGTAGTAGCGATAATTGAAGCTATTGGTGGGAAAGAGAATATTGCCTCTGCCACCCATTGTGTAACGCGATTGCGTTTTGCTTTACATGATGAATCAAAAGTTAATAAAGAACAGTTGGATACCATTGATATTGTTAAAGGGGCATTTTCCACTAGTGGGCAATTTCAAGTGATTATTGGTCAAGGACTAGTTGACAAAGTATACAAAGAATTAGTGAAACAAACGGGAATTGGAGAATCGTCGAAAGAAGAAACAAAAGAAGCGGCATCGAAAAAAATGAATCCGCTTCAACGGGCAATTAAAACGTTAGCTGATATTTTTATTCCGATTCTACCGGCCATTGTAACTGCTGGACTATTAATGGGGATTAATAATGTATTGACTGGACCAGGTATTTTCTATGAAGGGCAATCTATTATTGATGTGCATCCACAGTGGGCAGACATTGCTGGAATTATTAATTTAATTGCAAACACAGCCTTTGTTTTTTTACCAGGGTTAATTGGATGGTCTGCAGTTAAGCGATTTGGTGGTAGTCCATTATTAGGAATTGTATTAGGACTTATGCTTGTACATCCAGATTTATTGAATGCATGGGCGTATCCAGGTGCTCTTGAGGCAGGGGAAATTCCATATTGGAATTTATTTGGACTTGATGTAGCAGCGATTGGGTATCAAGGTCAAGTACTGCCAATCTTAGTAGCTTCCTATGTGCTTGCTAGGATCGAACAGTTTTTAAATAAACGAGTGGCAGATGCATTTAAACTACTTGTTGTCGCTCCAGTCGCATTATTAATTACAGGGTTCTTAGCTTTTATTGCGATTGGACCAGTTACATTTGCCATTGGTAATGGAATTACATCATTGTTTGTAGGAATTTTTGATAATTTTGCTTTATTAGGTGGATTGCTTTACGGTGCTATTTATGCCCCACTAGTAATTACAGGAATGCATCATACATTTTTGGCGGTTGACCTTCAGTTAATAGGGACGACAGGTGGAACATTCCTATGGCCAATTTTAGCTTTATCAAATATCGCACAAGGGTCTGCAGCATTAGCGATAATGTTTGCTACAAAAGATGAAAAGATGAAGGGACTATCTTTTACTTCTTCGGTATCGGCTTATTTAGGAATAACAGAGCCGGCAATGTTTGGTGTTAATTTACGTTATCGGTTTCCATTTATTTGTGCTATCATCGGCTCAGCCATTGCTGCGACGTTTATTACAGTGAATAAAGTGTTGGCAACATCCATTGGGGTAGGAGGAATACCAGGAATTTTCTCCATTGTTCCAGAAAGCTGGATTCCGTTTTTAATCGGGATGATCCTTGCGATTGTCATTCCATTTGTATTAACATTTCTATTTGCCAAGTTTAGAAAAGAAACAGTTTAA